A window of the Bacillus sp. A301a_S52 genome harbors these coding sequences:
- a CDS encoding dynamin family protein, whose protein sequence is MMETLETIYAFIDKQLELTADEADRLQKLQKKYSEKTFEIAFCGHFSAGKSTLLNRLTASDVLPSSPIPTSANVVQISNGFPKMTLRDTSNSIVQSYSHTIPWDEVKKWGKDGQAISSISLQLPLEFLGESGVIVDTPGVDSTDDSHQSLTLNQLMTTDVVVYVMDYNHVKSETNLQFLKQLSKEGKPLFLVVNQIDKHDDSEISLESYQKTAESTFKKWNIHYLQLFFTSMVDSTHPANEFNLIETHVKSLLYNSPSFTERSNKRLLKAFLKEVKGRGYDEKLAAKKEVEDAIVEAGFSPEPIQENGTVEKHLQDIRHYDKNVFEQFQSNTKRLFNNVNLFPYTTTELMRSWLESKKKGFKKGVIFARKKTYEEQRKRVNKLILELQDNIKTQLIFHLKSYFNTFNTNDLTNKEAFNDKLHHISFTVTNEWLDTHVKTGRVNGDYVYQLTKEVSHHIVKNVKQQAEALVTDYIEGMAEAKKREEELMSKQGDDANIHHLLIQLSEIENEWEEHIRMVDSILAQLPGDPMFYHDLSNAYQLDYPTTDKLPFLPVKDDSVSHTLGDKAISNQYTKTISLDEHKVDEVIKNWKKPLIDNEDAQLLFRERQQILNRIKRYENQTFIISLFGAFSAGKSSFANALLGDNIMPVSPHPTTATVNTVKAPNHQHLHRTAVIFFKTEALLKSDVSNVAKSLGLDVTLASLKKWRAPKTIHMSHWQKNGIGYLETVQKALSKSTWTLGSIHTAPLEQLEHFTVDEEVACLVDQVDIYYDCHLTREGIVIVDTPGINSIHARHTKVAFQHMKQSDAIFYLTYYHHAFSKTDRYFLQQMASINDSFNTNKLYFIINASDLAANNGELTTVTNHVADTLNKEGINTPRLFTLSSKEGLKAKREGKSHSTSFSVFEETFYKNTILELKALSFQLISDKIASYKNKMSETLAVINHDKASQQKLKEDLRVSTTIEITRIKTTSFNTVEQEIFHELDQFTLFLRQRIIYVLNDLFPEAVNVSVLTGTTKKALQQQLIAALQNLLLHVENFLNQELEALLLKLENIVKQVVDSWLEAETETIKTSLPHFSRDSNGFSVSLQHWHEHVKLTILEVDHYRSYIKSKKDFFESGNIKVVKECVISEVNERTSSIIQQFEKGVSDELKSQLSKIEKETKAQLITAINAEGERFDAILDSNEQVRLNDEFVSLTKHT, encoded by the coding sequence CAAGCCCAATCCCAACGAGCGCTAATGTGGTACAAATATCGAATGGCTTTCCTAAAATGACCTTGAGGGATACATCGAATTCGATTGTCCAGTCATATAGCCACACTATTCCATGGGACGAGGTTAAGAAATGGGGAAAAGACGGACAAGCTATTTCATCTATTTCGTTACAACTCCCTCTTGAATTTTTAGGCGAATCAGGTGTCATTGTCGATACACCAGGAGTAGACTCCACCGATGACTCGCATCAGTCTCTCACACTGAATCAACTTATGACAACAGATGTTGTCGTCTATGTGATGGATTATAATCATGTGAAATCAGAAACTAACCTTCAATTTTTAAAACAGTTATCAAAGGAAGGAAAGCCATTATTCTTAGTTGTTAATCAAATTGATAAGCACGATGATAGTGAGATATCATTAGAAAGCTATCAGAAAACGGCAGAATCGACGTTTAAAAAATGGAACATCCATTATTTACAGCTGTTTTTTACGTCGATGGTGGATAGTACTCACCCTGCAAACGAGTTTAATCTTATCGAAACACATGTTAAATCTCTTTTATATAATAGTCCCTCCTTTACCGAGCGTTCTAACAAAAGACTTTTGAAAGCGTTTTTAAAAGAAGTTAAAGGAAGGGGATATGATGAAAAATTAGCGGCTAAGAAAGAGGTAGAAGATGCTATAGTAGAAGCTGGGTTTTCCCCTGAACCCATTCAAGAAAATGGTACGGTTGAAAAGCATCTACAAGATATTCGTCATTACGATAAGAACGTATTTGAGCAATTTCAAAGTAATACGAAACGGCTTTTTAACAATGTGAATTTGTTTCCTTATACAACCACCGAACTTATGCGAAGCTGGCTTGAAAGTAAAAAGAAAGGGTTTAAAAAAGGCGTCATTTTCGCGAGGAAAAAAACATATGAGGAACAACGAAAACGCGTCAACAAATTAATCTTGGAATTACAAGATAACATTAAAACCCAGTTAATTTTCCATTTGAAATCGTATTTTAATACTTTTAATACTAACGATCTGACTAATAAAGAAGCTTTTAATGATAAATTACATCATATTTCATTTACTGTAACAAATGAGTGGCTTGACACACATGTTAAAACAGGTCGAGTCAACGGTGATTATGTTTATCAGCTAACGAAAGAGGTATCTCATCACATTGTTAAAAATGTGAAGCAACAAGCAGAAGCTTTAGTGACAGACTATATAGAAGGAATGGCGGAGGCGAAAAAAAGAGAAGAAGAATTAATGAGTAAACAGGGCGATGATGCTAACATTCACCATCTTTTAATACAATTATCTGAGATCGAGAATGAATGGGAAGAGCATATCCGTATGGTAGACAGCATTCTTGCTCAATTACCAGGTGATCCAATGTTTTATCACGATTTATCCAACGCCTATCAGTTAGATTATCCAACTACTGACAAACTTCCTTTTCTTCCAGTAAAAGATGACTCTGTGTCTCACACATTAGGTGATAAAGCTATTAGCAACCAATACACGAAAACAATTAGTTTAGATGAGCATAAAGTAGACGAAGTAATAAAAAACTGGAAAAAACCACTCATAGATAATGAAGACGCACAGCTATTATTTAGAGAGCGCCAGCAAATACTAAATAGAATAAAGCGGTATGAAAATCAAACGTTTATTATCTCTCTTTTCGGTGCATTCAGCGCTGGAAAATCGAGCTTTGCCAACGCGTTATTAGGGGACAATATTATGCCGGTTTCTCCCCATCCTACTACAGCAACAGTTAATACCGTAAAAGCACCTAATCATCAACATTTGCATCGGACTGCTGTTATTTTCTTTAAAACGGAGGCCTTGTTAAAGAGTGATGTTTCAAATGTTGCTAAGAGTCTCGGATTAGACGTCACCCTTGCATCACTCAAAAAGTGGCGCGCTCCTAAAACCATCCATATGTCTCACTGGCAAAAGAATGGTATTGGCTATTTAGAAACGGTACAAAAGGCACTATCTAAATCTACGTGGACATTAGGGTCCATCCATACAGCTCCACTCGAACAATTAGAGCATTTTACAGTGGATGAAGAAGTGGCCTGTCTTGTTGACCAGGTAGATATTTATTATGATTGCCATTTAACAAGAGAGGGAATTGTTATCGTTGATACACCAGGGATTAATTCGATACATGCCCGCCACACGAAAGTCGCGTTCCAGCATATGAAGCAGTCGGATGCTATTTTTTATTTAACATACTATCACCATGCTTTTTCTAAAACAGATCGTTATTTCCTACAACAGATGGCAAGTATAAACGATAGCTTTAATACAAACAAGTTATACTTCATTATCAATGCTTCAGACTTAGCTGCTAATAATGGAGAATTGACTACCGTGACAAATCATGTAGCAGACACATTAAATAAAGAGGGCATTAACACCCCTAGGCTTTTCACTCTGTCAAGTAAAGAGGGTTTAAAAGCAAAGCGTGAGGGAAAATCACACTCTACAAGTTTCTCAGTATTTGAAGAAACATTTTACAAAAACACTATTTTAGAATTAAAAGCGTTATCTTTTCAGCTAATTTCTGATAAAATAGCTAGTTATAAAAATAAAATGTCAGAGACGTTAGCCGTGATTAATCATGACAAAGCATCTCAACAGAAATTGAAAGAAGATTTAAGGGTATCCACAACTATCGAAATAACCCGCATTAAAACCACATCATTTAACACGGTTGAGCAGGAAATTTTTCACGAATTAGATCAGTTTACACTTTTTTTGAGACAACGAATAATCTATGTCTTAAATGATCTTTTTCCAGAGGCTGTGAATGTATCAGTGCTCACAGGAACGACTAAAAAGGCGCTTCAACAACAGCTAATAGCCGCTTTGCAGAATTTGCTTTTACATGTAGAAAACTTTCTTAATCAAGAACTAGAAGCTCTATTACTAAAATTAGAAAACATTGTAAAACAAGTCGTAGATAGCTGGTTAGAGGCTGAAACAGAGACAATTAAGACATCACTTCCTCATTTTTCACGTGACAGTAATGGATTTTCTGTTTCGTTGCAACATTGGCATGAACACGTGAAGCTAACCATTCTTGAAGTGGATCACTATCGCTCTTATATAAAATCTAAAAAAGATTTTTTTGAAAGCGGAAATATAAAAGTTGTCAAAGAATGTGTTATATCAGAAGTAAATGAGCGCACGTCTTCCATTATTCAACAATTTGAAAAAGGTGTAAGTGATGAGCTGAAAAGTCAATTATCAAAGATAGAAAAAGAGACTAAAGCACAATTAATTACGGCTATTAATGCAGAAGGGGAACGCTTTGATGCTATACTTGATTCTAATGAGCAAGTACGGCTAAACGATGAGTTTGTTAGCTTAACAAAACATACTTAA